The DNA region GGCGACGAACTGGGGCTCGACCGGGACGATCACGTCCCTGCGGACGCCGTCGGCGCCGCTGCCCTCGAAGCCGACGCCCTCGACCAGGATGGCGGCGTCGACTCGGCCCGCGCGGACCTTGGCCAGCAGGGACGCTACCGACGGGTCGGTGTGCACCGCGACCTTCAGCGGCGGCGAGTCCGGGCCCGCGGCGCGGGCGTGCAGGCCGATCAGCCTGGGCACCAGGGTCGGGACCAGCGCGCCGGGGATGCCGCCGATGCGGAGTTCGATCTGGCGGTTGGGGCCTGGTGGCGCCGCGGTCGCGTCGCCGCGGAGGTCGGCCATCTCCTGGAGCACGGCGCGGGCCTTGACCAGCACAGTGCGCCCGAAGGAGGTGGGGATCACCCCGGTGCGGGCCCGGTCGAACAGCGGCGCGCCCATGGCTCGTTCGATGCGCTGTAACTGCGAGGTGAGGGACGGCTGAGACAAGCCCAGGGCGGCGGCGGCTTTGGTGATGCTGCCTTCGTCCGCGACCACGATGACGATCCGCAGGTGGCGGAACTCCAGTTCCATGCGGACATGTTATGGGTACGGATTATGGACCTCCTAGCGCACCGGCAATCACGCGCCAGTTGGCCTATCCACGGAATTCACCCCAGACCCGTGAACGTCCCACCACTGGCCACGGTGACGATGACCCAACCGAGCAGAAGCCCGATGCCGAATCCGCGCGCGGACCGGTTGGGGGTCAGGATCAGGATGAGCCCGCCGACCACCGCGAGACCGAGCAGGACCAGGGTGGACAGGGCGGTGCCGCCGCCGGAATGCACGATGAGCAGCACCATCAGGTCGAGCGGAAGGAAGGCGACGGCACCCGCCAGGATCATCCCTGGCGACACGCCGGAACTCGGGTCGACGGTTCCGTCCGGGAGGTCCATGCGGCGCCCGCCCTTCGTACTGCCCCCTGATTCGTCATTCGGTGACGACGATGGTGGCCGTGCCGTTCTCCACCGAGCGGACCTCCACCCGCACGCCGTCGACCATCGCCGCTTCGCCCGGATTCAGCGTCACGTCGACGCCCCCGCCGGACACCCGGATCCGCCCTCTGGACACCTTCGTCTTGAGGCGCGCGTCGAGCACCTCCAGTGTCGGGGATCCGGACACGGTCATTTCACATCGACTCTGGGTGCAATTCCAAGAGTCCTGTGTCACCGATTCACAGCCGGTGATCATCAGGGAGATCGACACGCCCGCGGTCCAGAGGGATCTTCGCATGCCTCGACATCGCCGCCGGTATGCCCAGCGTAACCACGTGATCGATAAACGTGATGAGGCCGCTGATCCCTATCCGGAGAGTCCGAGCAAAGCTGCCAAAGACGGCAGACCGGGCAGCCCCGGCATACCGACCGTGCCCGGGAGCGGGAACGCAGGCGCCGGGCGGCCGGGCGCGGCGACCGGTGCGGCCGGGATCTCCTTCGGCTTCCCACCGTAGGGCGCGTTCTGCGACCCCCGCACGCCCGTCGGACTCCCCGGCGGCTCGGCGCAGTACGCCTGGTGGTTCGCCGGGGTGTCGGCGAGGTCGTTGGCGGGCCGCTGTTTGGTCGTCTCGTAGCCGCGGGTGCAGGACAGCGGGTCGGCGAAGGTGAGTACGAGGCCGAGGTGGCCGGTGCCGTCCGGGTTCGCCGCGGGCGCGGCCGCGACCATGATCGGGAAGGCCACGAGGAGCTCTTCCAGGCCGTCGGTCCGGGTCACTGTGATCTGCGCGGTCGTCAGCAGGTTGGCCAGCACGACGCTGAGTCCCTGGCCGGAGTCGCGCAGGATCTCGTAGACCTGCTCGGAGACGGCGGGCGCGGTGTTCAGCAGCGAGCGGAAGTCCGGGTCGGAGGTCTTGAGCTGGGCGGCGATGGTGCGCAGGTCGCGGCTGTAGGAGCGGATCAGGTCCGACTGCGCGGCCTGCGTGCCGAGCACGATCCGGCCGTCGGCCAGCAGGCTCGTGGTCTGCGGCAGGTGCTCGGTGGCCGCGCCGGTCAGGGTGGCGGTGTCGTCGAGCAGCGACTGCAACGCAGGCCCGGTGTCGCGGAACGCGAGGTCGAGTTCGTCGACGACGGTGCGCAGCGACTCGATCGGGACGCTGGTGACCAGCGTGTCCAGCTTCGACAGCAGCTCGTCCGGCCGAGTCGGGATCCGGGTCCGTTCCCGGGAGATCACCGACCCGTCAACCAGGAACGGCTCGCCGTCGCGGGACGGGACCAGGTCCACGAACTGCTCCCCGACCGCCGAGCGGTTGGCCACGACCGCGTCGGTGTCGGCGGGGATGGCCGGGGCGCTGTCCTCGATCTCCAGGTCGACGTCGATGCCGTCCACGGCCAGCCGCAGCGCCGTGACCCGGCCGACCGGGACGCCCCGGTAGGTGACCTCGGCGTTGGTGAAGATGCCGCCGGAGTCGGCGAACCGCGCGGTGACGGTGTAGCCGCGCAGGCCCACGAGCCGGTCGAGGCCCGCGTAGGTGCCGCCGACATAAGCGATGCCGACGACGGCGATCAGCGAGAACAGGAACAATCGGACCTTGACCGGCATCGCCAGCAT from Alloactinosynnema sp. L-07 includes:
- a CDS encoding LysR family transcriptional regulator, producing MELEFRHLRIVIVVADEGSITKAAAALGLSQPSLTSQLQRIERAMGAPLFDRARTGVIPTSFGRTVLVKARAVLQEMADLRGDATAAPPGPNRQIELRIGGIPGALVPTLVPRLIGLHARAAGPDSPPLKVAVHTDPSVASLLAKVRAGRVDAAILVEGVGFEGSGADGVRRDVIVPVEPQFVALAEWHPLAAHETVDLAALAEENWIVDPQEDHGGVAALRWACRNAGFDPRITHEASDSVSAREFVTSGQCVSLAQPTSKEGMGLVVRPLVGDPLVGRVELAWKDPSPVDPELMREAVAVTYSELVNRNPSYTKWWAENGVLLA
- a CDS encoding MCE family protein — its product is MLAMPVKVRLFLFSLIAVVGIAYVGGTYAGLDRLVGLRGYTVTARFADSGGIFTNAEVTYRGVPVGRVTALRLAVDGIDVDLEIEDSAPAIPADTDAVVANRSAVGEQFVDLVPSRDGEPFLVDGSVISRERTRIPTRPDELLSKLDTLVTSVPIESLRTVVDELDLAFRDTGPALQSLLDDTATLTGAATEHLPQTTSLLADGRIVLGTQAAQSDLIRSYSRDLRTIAAQLKTSDPDFRSLLNTAPAVSEQVYEILRDSGQGLSVVLANLLTTAQITVTRTDGLEELLVAFPIMVAAAPAANPDGTGHLGLVLTFADPLSCTRGYETTKQRPANDLADTPANHQAYCAEPPGSPTGVRGSQNAPYGGKPKEIPAAPVAAPGRPAPAFPLPGTVGMPGLPGLPSLAALLGLSG